GATTTTCCAGGCCGCCGACATGGCCGAAATGCTTCAAAGGGACCCGTACCTCGGCTTTGAGAAGCTGCTGTTAAGTTACACACAATCTGTCAAGGGCCTCATGCCAGTGAAATTGTAACTTTTATCTTGTTTTAGAATATGCTGTTGGGCGGGGCAGCCTGCAAAAAACGGGATGGACGATGACCGAACCATGGCTTATTCCGGATGAGCGGCAGGGGCCGGACGCCCGGCGGGCGGATCTGCTGAAAGGGTTGCAACAGGTGCGGGTCTGGATCGAAGCGGCGCTGGACCAGCTTCCAGAAGAAGCAGCGCTGTGGTGGGAGCCGGCGCCAGGCATTCCGTCGATCGGTGCGCGCGTGCAGCACATTTTGCGCGCCAGCCGACGGCTGGCTGCGTATGCGCTGGATCCAGCACCGGATCCGGAAGCCCTGGCTGCTGAGGCCCGCCTGGACTGGCTGCCCCGGGCGATCGCGCTGGCACCGCTTCGGCAGGAGTTGCGCCAGCAATTTGAGGAGCTGGCGCGACGTATCGAGGCGCTTTCCGACGCCGCCCTGGACGAAATCCGATACGTAGGCCGGCGGCGGCTACCTGTGCGGCGGGCCACCATCCTGCACCATCTGATCGAGCACGCCGCGCACCATAGCGGCCAATTAATCCTGTTGGCTCGTCTCTACCGCCACCGGTCTTCAGCAGGTTAACAGACGCAACCCCATCGGTTTCTGCTCGTAGGCTACAACAGTCGCTGTTCGGGAGGTCGACCGCGTATGTCGCTTTTGCTATTCGAAATCTGGGAAGGCCTGATGGCCGCCCTGCGGGCGATAGCTGCCCACAAGCTACGGGCCGTCCTGACCACGCTGGGCATCATCATAGGCATCGTGGCCGTTACCCTGATGGCCACGGTGATCAACGGGATTGAGCGCGATTTCAATGCGTCGCTTTCGGAGCTGGGGACCGATGTGCTGTATGTGGAAAAGTGGCCCTGGATTGTAGGACCCGGCTCACGCTGGTGGGAATACATCAACCGACCGGACATCACGCCCGAGCTGGCCGACATCATTGAAGCGCGGGCGCGCTACGTGGTAGCTGCGGTGCCTGTGCTGGATCGAAGGGGAACGGCCCGCTATGGGGGGACGACCGTCTCGTCGCTGACCATCGTAGGGGCTGCGGCCGACTATCCCCGGGTGCATGCCGTGGACCTGGCACTGGGACGGTTCTACACCGAGGTGGAAGAACGAAGCGCTCGCGCAGTGTGTGTGCTGGGAGCCGAGGTGGCGGCCCGACTGTTTCCCGTTGAACAACCCCTGGGTAAGTTTATTCGACTCAGCGGCCATCGCTGCCAGGTTGTCGGCGTGCTAGTGCGCAAAGGTAGCGGACCCGACAGCCCGGCCTCGACAGACAACTGGGTGTTTCTCCCGTTTCGCACCTATGCACGTTTCTTTGGCGTGCGCCATCGAAGCGTCTCCATTCACGTCAAGGTAGTAGATCCGGAACTGATAGAACTAGCGCAGGACGAACTGACCGGCATTCTGCGAGCAGCGCGCAAACTGGACGCGCTCGAAAAAAACAACTTTGAGATCAATCAGCAACAGGCCCTGCGGGAACAACTGGCGCCGGTCAAAGCGGCGATCTACGGTGTCGGACTGTTCTTGACGGGGTTGTCGCTCTTGGTGGGCGGGGTCGGGGTCATGAACATTATGTTTGTGTCGGTGAAGGAGCGCACGCGGGAGATCGGCATCCGCAAGGCCGTGGGAGCTACCCGCCGGGCCATTCTGGTGCAGTTTCTGATTGAGGCCATTCTGGTGTGCATGATTGGCGGGGTGATCGGTGTGCTGTTGGCCATGATGCTCACGGGCGTGGTCAACCTGTTCATTGAGGCGTATCTTCCGGCCACCACGGTAGCTTTGGCCTTTCTGATCTGCGTGCTGACCGGCATCACATTTGGCCTGGCACCGGCCTGGACGGCCGCCCGCGCCCAACCCATTGAAGCCTTGCGCTACGAGTGAGCTATGGAATTTGTCGAAGCCTTCCGTATGGCCTGGACAGCCCTCCGCACCAACCGGCTGCGGTCAGGACTGACCCTGCTGGGCATGGTGATCGGCGTGTTTGCTATCATCAGCTCGGTAACGGCCGTCAAAGTGATTGATGTGTACTTTCGGGACTCGATGAACTTTCTGGGCTCCTCTACCTTCACCATTAGTCGCTACCCAAGCATTCGGGTGAGCAACGAACGGTTTGCATACCGCCGGCCCATCACCTACGCCCAGGTCGAACGACTCAAGCGCAGTCTGTCGCAGCCGGTATTCATCAGCATTATGGAGTCGTTTGATCTCGGGGCTGTGCGCTATCAGGATCGGGAAACGGAGCCGAACGTGCAGCTCATTGGCACCGATGAAAACTTCCTGGAGAACTTCAGCTATGAGTTGGACGCAGGCCGTTTCATCACAGCGCAGGACGTGCACTACGTTCGTCCCGTCATTGTACTGGGGTCGGTGATTGCTGAAGAGCTCTTTCCCAACGAAACGCCGCTGGGCAAGGTGGTCCGCTTCGGGGGGCATCGCTACGAGGTCATCGGGGTGCTCAAAACAAAAGGTAGTTTTCTGGGCTTTAGCCAGGACCGGCGGGCGCTGATTCCGATTACGACGGCTTTTGCGCGCTATGGATTGCCGGAACGGGACCTGGCGCTGGTCAGCGTGCGCGTAAGCAGTCCGGAGCGATTGGGGGCCGCCATGGACGAGGTGATCAGCAAGTTGCGCATTATTCGAAAGGTAGCGCCGGGCCAGCCCAATGATTTCGAGATTAGCACGAACGATTCGATGCGCAGCGTCTTTGAGGCGTTCACGCGCACGCTTTCCATTGGAGGGGCCGGGATTGGATTGATCGCGCTGCTGGCTGCTGGCATTGGGATCATGAACATCATGCTGGTATCGGTTACCGAGCGCACGCGGGAGATCGGCATTCGCAAGGCGGTAGGCGCCCGGCGTCGCGACATTCTGCGGCAGTTCTTGCTTGAAGCATTTTTCTTGTGCCAGATTGGCGGGCTGGTCGGTATTTTACTGGGAGCGCTCGGAGGGAATCTGGTGGCGGTGTATTTTGACATTTCGGCCGTCTTTCCCTGGAACTGGGCGCTGGGGGGCATGCTTCTGGTTACGCTGGTAGCTGTGGTGTTTGGGAGCTATCCGGCATACAAAGCCGCTCGGTTGAATCCTATTGACGCGTTACGCTACGAATAGCCTATGCCATTATCGGCAACAGAACAGGCGAAAAAGGCGGTTGGCGAAAAGGTAGCAGCCCTGGTGGTATCAGGCATGCGGCTGGGACTGGGAACCGGCTCAACGGCTGCATGGGCCATTCGTGCAATTGGGCGGCGGGTGCGAGAGGAAGGACTGCAGGTGGTTGGGGTTCCCACTTCCTATGCCGCAGAACAACTGGCCCGGGCTGAAGGCATTCCGCTGGTTACGCTCGCAGACGTGGAAGAACTGGATCTGGCTTTTGATGGGGCCGATGAGGTCAGTCCCGCGTTAGATCTGATCAAAGGCCGAGGGGCGGCGCATACCCGGGAAAAAGTGGTGGCTACGCAAGCGCGGCGGTTTGTGGTGCTGGTAGATGCGTCAAAGCTGGTGCATCGGCTGGGCACGCGCTGCCCGGTGCCGGTCGAGGTGCTTCCCATGGCGGCTGCGCCCGTGATGCGGCAGCTTCGGCGTATGGGGGCCGAGCCTGTTCTACGCATGGGGAAAGCCAAAGACGGACCAGTGGTAACCGATCAGGGGTTCTGGGTAATCGACGCGCACTTCCCGGAAGGGATCGACGATCCGCAGGCGCTGGCAATGACGCTTTCCACGATACCCGGCGTGCTGGACCACGGGCTATTTCTGGGCATGGCTACCGATGTGCTGGTAGGCGAGGCCAACGGACAGATCCGCCATATGCAGCGATCCTGAACCGTTCTCAAAAAAGTAGAAAAAAGGCGCAGCCCTTCGGCTGCGCCTTTTTTTCGCACAGATGCGCCACGTAAAGCTTACTGGAGGCGGAAAACAACCGGCAGAGTGTAACGCACCCGCACGGGACGCCCGCGCTGCCGACCTGGCTTGAATTTAAGCTGGCTGACGCACCGAAGAGCTTCTTCATTCAGGCCGGCACCCGGACCGCTCAGCACCTGCGGATTGGTTACATTACCATTCTCATCTACCACAAACTGCACCACTACGCGGCCCTCAACCCCGGCTTTCCGGGCGATCTCAGGATAGCGGATGCACTCATAGAGGGCCCGCATGCCTCCGATAAGCTGAGGCATTTCCTCTACGATCACAAACACCTCCGGCTCCGGCTCCTCTTCCTCCTCGGGCGGCGGCGGAGGCGGCGGCACATTGGTAATGGCTTCGTTGATGTCCAGGGCGGCGTCCAGATTCAGATCTTCCTCTTCCAGCATCGTTTCATCTGGCACTTCTACAGGTACGGGCGGCCGTGGAGGAGGCGGTGGCTTGACTTCTTGCTTGGTCTGGATGATCTCCTCCATTTGCACCACTTCCTGCTCCTCCATCACGAACTGGATCTCCTGCTTAGGCCGCCATTCGACCCGGAAGGCCACAATCAGGAGGAGCAGCGTAACAACCAGGCCGATCTCAATGTACAGCGGGTAACGCTTTCGCAGATCAGCCTCCTCCGTTTTCCGAACGATTCCCATGACCGATGGCTACTGGTTGGTGTAGCAGCGAAGATACGTCGTTTTCAACGTTCGAGCAACCACGCTTATGCATGAAGGATTGTTGAAGTTCCGACTCAACTGTCGGTAGGATAAGGGGCCAGCCAGCGATCCAGAAAGTAGCCGGCCAGCAGGCCGAGACCATCGGCTACTAGATCCAACCACTCGGCAGAGCGGCCTATTGGCAGCAGGTATTGTCCGGCTTCGGTGAGAAAGGCCAGCAAGGTGCCCGTGATGAACACCCATGCAAGACGATGCTTTCCGGAAAGCACTGGCAGCCAGAAGCCAGCAAAGCCGGCAAAAAGAACAAAATGAGCAATTTTGTCGATCCACTGGAAAACGATGGGTTCGACCAGCTCGCCGGGCGCAAAGCAGGCGACCAGCACGCCCAGCGTCCATCCCACGGCCAGTAGGCGAAACAGCCGCATGGTCATCGGTCAAAACGCGTTCGAAGTACAGCGGGCAAGTAGGTCAGCAAGTCGGATGCCATCATGGTTGCCGTTCCGTAATGGGCGGCGTAGTGATCGGCAACAGCGCCGCCCACATGCAGGGCGCACACGGCGGCCTGCGTGGGGGGCAAGCCCTGCGCCAGCAATCCTACGCACAGGCCGGCCAGCACATCGCCTGTTCCGGCGGTCGCAAGCGCCGGATTTCCTGTTGCGTTAATCCAGACCGTTCCGTCAGGCCAGCCCACCACGCTGGGCATACCTTTTAGCAGGAGTACGCAATGCCATTGTTGCGCGTACTCCTGCACGACTTTGATGCGGTGGGTCAGGTCTACGTCGCCTGCCAGGCGGCGGAATTCGCCGAGGTGTGGCGTGAGGATCCAGCGTCCCTGCGCATGCCGTGGGATCAACTCGGTAAATCCGACCAGCGCGTTCAGGCCATCGGCGTCGATCACAGCAGGAAGCGATGTGCGTTCCAGAAGCGTACGGGCAAAACGCTGCGTGTCCGGATGGCGGCCCAGACCGGGGCCGACAAGCAGTGCGCGGGCGCGTTCGAGCCAGCCGTCCAGCACGTCAAAGGCATCTTCCTGGTCGATACCGCCCCGTTCGGTTTCGGGCAGGCCCAGCAGGGCGACTTCGGTTAGCTTGGTCGCTAGAACTGGCCGCACATCCGAAGGGCAGGCGCAGAGCACGTAGCCTGCGCCGATTCGTGCAGCGGCGGTGGCGGCCATCACAGGGGCTCCGGTGAACTCTCGCGATCCAGCTACGATAAGGGCCAGCCCTGCACTGTACTTATGAGCGTCGTGCGCACGCCGGGGCAGCCACTGGCGTATGAGGGCATCGGAGGCGCGCCAGGCACAACCTGGCTGGCGCGCTGCCTGCTCCAGTACGTGTCGTGGAATACCAATGTCGATCACATCAACGGTGCCGCACAGCCGGGGTCCCTCACCCAGCAACAGCCCTACTTTGAGCGCGCCCATGGTGACAGTACGGGTTGCTGCAACGGCAGCGCCCAGGACCTGGCCGGTATCGCTGTCCAGTCCTGTGGGTATGTCGATAGCCAGAATGGGGGCCGGGTGTTCGTTCAGCCATTGTACCAGTTCTCGGATGGGAGCGCGAAGCGGACTGGAAAGCCCGGTGCCCAGCAGCGCATCGACGTACAGATCGGCCCGGGGCAGATGATCCAGCTCGGCCAGATCTGTCAGCCGATGCAGGTGCAGGCGGTGGGCTGGGTCTGCTTCGGCGAGGTGCTCCAGAAGTCGGTAGTTGGCCGCAGCATCATCGCTCATGGCCGAAGCGTCTGCCAGCGTCACCACGTGTACGTGAGCGCCCCGGGCGTGCAGCACGCGCGCCAGTACGAAGCCATCTCCGCCGTTGTTGCCTCGCCCGCACAGGCACACAACGGTTCGCGCTGCCACGGTGCCCAGCATGCGGGCAGCCACTTCGGCAGCGCCACGTCCTGCCGTTTCCATCAGCACGCGGCCGGGCAGTCCCAGCGTCTCAATGGTTTGCCGATCGGCTTCGCGCATCGCCCGGGCCGTAAGTACGGGTTCAGGGTGGGCTTCCAAAAGGGGGTTCATAGGTCTGCGCAGTTTTTTTTTTGCAAAGAAAAAGTATATCAGGGCGTCTAAGGCAAATGAAGCCTTGAAAAACGCAGCGTATCGCCGGCTGCAATTTCCCAGCGGGGGCGCGTCTGTAGCGGTTCAGGGAGCCAGCTCAGGGGTTCCGGAGGAGCATAGGGAAGGAGCTGGCCACCGTCCCAGCGCTGGTTACCATTGTAATCCAGGAAGGCGCGGACGCGGAAGCGTCCTTCGGGCAGAGACTCGAAGTGAAACGTGCCTCCTCCAGGCGGTAATCTTTGCTTCTGGACCGGCAGAGCAGGAGTTTCCGGAAGCAACTCGACAATCACCGGAGCCGTGGTGTCGGCTGCCTGCACCACTCCGCTCAGGCTGCCCAGCATCGCGGCTGGCATGAGGGTCAGCGTAGCGTGCCAGAGCGTATCGGGGTGGCCGCTTATGCGTCCCTCCAGCGTCAGGTGCAACTGCTCACCCGGACGAAGGGGCGGATCGGGAATCAAGGTATAGGTGGTGCCATCTGCACTTTCTAGCCGGAAGGCGCGGGGACGACCGGTGGTATCGGTCAGGGTCAGGTAAGCGGCCAGGTCAGGTGGTGGCAGGTTGAACCGGAGCTGCAGCAATTGATTCGGCAGCAGTCGGGCCTGCGCACCTGGAATGAACCCCAGGAAGCGAAGACGAAGGGTGTCGCGGCGCGCAAGGCCTGTAAAACGCACCGTGTCGGGCCGGACCGGATTCCCGGCGGTGTCCACTACGCCGCCAGCGCGCAGCCAGTGCGTAACGGGTTGAAGGGGAGGTGTGTAGAGCAGCACATCGAACGGACGCGCTGGCACCTGGTAAACAGCCTGGATGGGTATGGCTGTCTCGGGGGTAAACAAGAGCCACCGAGAGGGGTCACGTGTTTGCAGCCGAACCGGTTCAGAAAAGCGCACCTGTAGGCGTCGGTTAGACAGCGGTCGAACCTGCCGGAGGATGGGCGGGAGCGTGTCCAGGTGCGTTATCAGCCAGGGGGTCGGCAGGAGCTGACCGCTGGTGTCCGGCTGGAGGGCAGGGTGAGGTGGGGCCGCAAAGGCTTCGCCGGGATCCGGCTGGCGGTTGCGATTGCGGTCTGCCAGTGCAATTACGAAGTAGCGTTGGTCACTCAGGTAAGCAAATTGAAAACGCCCTTCTGGATCGGTCTGAGTGCGATAATCTGGACTGGGAGGCCAGGTGCGCAGAGGGAGGCTGTCGGTAAGCGCGTAGGCGTACACGTCGATGTTGGCAACAGGTTGACCAGAAGCTGCGTCGAGCACGCGCCCGACCAGTTGGCCTCGGTTGATTGTAGGACCCGTAGAGAAAGCCAGCACGATGGGTTCACGAAGAGAGACGCCATGCAGATCACGCAGGTCTGTATCGAACGTCAGCACGTAAGTCGTATTGGAGCGCAGCGGAGTGGGCAGCGAAAAGGTAACGGTTCGGCCCCGAACGCGCACCTTGGGCGGACGTTCTGGCGCTGGAGTGATCGACAGCGCACGGGCTACGGAAGCCGGATCGATTCCCTCTGAAAAAACCAGCCGGATCCGTGGATCCTGCACGTTGGTCGCATTGGGAGGAGGGGTGCTTTCCACCAGCGCTGGCGGCGTACGGTCCGGAGGACCGCCAGAAGGCGGAACCGGGTTAGCACAGGCTGTTAACCCTATCAGGAGAACCAGCCCTTTATGGACGAGGCGCATCACCGGAGCGACTTCGCAAGGTGAACAGCAAGTAAATGCTCAGGGTAGTGGCTACCAGTGCGACTGCAGGAAGCACGTAGCGCTCCAGGAGACCCGGACGCTCGGGAGGCAGAGGCGCCTGGGTCTCCGGGAAGGCCGGGTGTTCCAGATGAGGAAGTAGCCGCTGCGCAACAGTATCTACGGCTACCGGCTGGCACGACCACACGTCCAGCAGGCGCCCATCCGGACTTAGCAATTCATAGCGCAGGGCCAGCGTCACGGTTCGCTGTAGATGCTGCGCATCGAGGCGGGCATACGCGACACGAGCGGCTTCGATCCGGTAACGTAGCGTAGGAAGACGCAGGGTATCGCCGAAGTACACCTGCCGCTGCTCCTGTAGCCAGTGGGCTTCAAGATGAACGCGCAGGTAGGGGAGGGTATCGGGCGCCTCCAGGCGAAACGCCTGTAGCGTATCGGGCAACGCCAGACAGGTGCGCGCCAGCTCCTGAAAGCGTTCCAGATTAGTAGGTTGGGCTGCGGCCGGCGTGCGGCTGCTCCAGAAGAACAGGCTAAGCAGAAGCAAAAGGCGTCGCATGCAACCCTGTGCTTTTACGCTCAAAGATCTGAAATCCCGAAGCCAAAGTCAGCCAGGGGCGTTCTGTAAAAACTTTCAGTAAGCTGAAACTCGCTTCATGCTGACGCGGCGTCGCCTGAAAGAGCTGGCTCGGTTGCATCAGCGTAAATACCGGGAAGCGCTGGGGCAATATCTGGTCGAAGGGGTTCGGCTGCTGGAAGCCGCTCTGGAGAGTCAGGCTCCTCTGGTGGAAGTTTTAGTGACCGAGGAAGCGCGCCGCCGTCCTGAGGTGCGAAAGCTGGTGGCGCGGGTTTCGGTGCCGGTTGCCGTTGTGTCGGAGCCGGTGATGGCACGTCTGTCGGACGTAGAAACCAGTCAGGGGGTGCTGGCGGTGGCGCGGCTGCGGTGGGAGGCCCCGGAGCACCTGATGCGCTGTCGTTGCATTCTGGCGCTTGATGGATTGCAGGATCCCGGAAATGCCGGGACTATCCTGCGCTCGGCGGCCTGGTTCGGGGTAGAAGCAGTAGTGGCAGGTGCCGGAACGGTAGATCTGTACAATCCCAAGGTAGTACGGGCCGCCATGGGAAGCCACTGGGATCTGACGCTGGTGCGAGCAGGCGACCTGGCGGCATTACTCAGGCACCTCCAGCGTAAGGGCTTCAGTTGCTACGGGGCCGATCTGGAAGGCATTCCGGCTCCTCGATGGCAGCCCCGTTCTCCTGCCGTGCTGGTATTGGGCAACGAAGCGCATGGGCTGCGCCCAGCCGTGCAAAAGCAACTGGCGGAACGGGTCATGGTACCGGGAACGGTACGCCGACGAGCTACCGAATCGCTGAACGTTGCTATGGCGGCCACAGTGCTGCTCTATGAGTGGCTGGGACGTTGCAGGCAA
Above is a genomic segment from Rhodothermus profundi containing:
- a CDS encoding DinB family protein encodes the protein MTEPWLIPDERQGPDARRADLLKGLQQVRVWIEAALDQLPEEAALWWEPAPGIPSIGARVQHILRASRRLAAYALDPAPDPEALAAEARLDWLPRAIALAPLRQELRQQFEELARRIEALSDAALDEIRYVGRRRLPVRRATILHHLIEHAAHHSGQLILLARLYRHRSSAG
- a CDS encoding ABC transporter permease; translation: MSLLLFEIWEGLMAALRAIAAHKLRAVLTTLGIIIGIVAVTLMATVINGIERDFNASLSELGTDVLYVEKWPWIVGPGSRWWEYINRPDITPELADIIEARARYVVAAVPVLDRRGTARYGGTTVSSLTIVGAAADYPRVHAVDLALGRFYTEVEERSARAVCVLGAEVAARLFPVEQPLGKFIRLSGHRCQVVGVLVRKGSGPDSPASTDNWVFLPFRTYARFFGVRHRSVSIHVKVVDPELIELAQDELTGILRAARKLDALEKNNFEINQQQALREQLAPVKAAIYGVGLFLTGLSLLVGGVGVMNIMFVSVKERTREIGIRKAVGATRRAILVQFLIEAILVCMIGGVIGVLLAMMLTGVVNLFIEAYLPATTVALAFLICVLTGITFGLAPAWTAARAQPIEALRYE
- a CDS encoding ABC transporter permease, giving the protein MEFVEAFRMAWTALRTNRLRSGLTLLGMVIGVFAIISSVTAVKVIDVYFRDSMNFLGSSTFTISRYPSIRVSNERFAYRRPITYAQVERLKRSLSQPVFISIMESFDLGAVRYQDRETEPNVQLIGTDENFLENFSYELDAGRFITAQDVHYVRPVIVLGSVIAEELFPNETPLGKVVRFGGHRYEVIGVLKTKGSFLGFSQDRRALIPITTAFARYGLPERDLALVSVRVSSPERLGAAMDEVISKLRIIRKVAPGQPNDFEISTNDSMRSVFEAFTRTLSIGGAGIGLIALLAAGIGIMNIMLVSVTERTREIGIRKAVGARRRDILRQFLLEAFFLCQIGGLVGILLGALGGNLVAVYFDISAVFPWNWALGGMLLVTLVAVVFGSYPAYKAARLNPIDALRYE
- the rpiA gene encoding ribose-5-phosphate isomerase RpiA, producing MPLSATEQAKKAVGEKVAALVVSGMRLGLGTGSTAAWAIRAIGRRVREEGLQVVGVPTSYAAEQLARAEGIPLVTLADVEELDLAFDGADEVSPALDLIKGRGAAHTREKVVATQARRFVVLVDASKLVHRLGTRCPVPVEVLPMAAAPVMRQLRRMGAEPVLRMGKAKDGPVVTDQGFWVIDAHFPEGIDDPQALAMTLSTIPGVLDHGLFLGMATDVLVGEANGQIRHMQRS
- a CDS encoding energy transducer TonB, coding for MGIVRKTEEADLRKRYPLYIEIGLVVTLLLLIVAFRVEWRPKQEIQFVMEEQEVVQMEEIIQTKQEVKPPPPPRPPVPVEVPDETMLEEEDLNLDAALDINEAITNVPPPPPPPEEEEEPEPEVFVIVEEMPQLIGGMRALYECIRYPEIARKAGVEGRVVVQFVVDENGNVTNPQVLSGPGAGLNEEALRCVSQLKFKPGRQRGRPVRVRYTLPVVFRLQ
- a CDS encoding VanZ family protein, with amino-acid sequence MRLFRLLAVGWTLGVLVACFAPGELVEPIVFQWIDKIAHFVLFAGFAGFWLPVLSGKHRLAWVFITGTLLAFLTEAGQYLLPIGRSAEWLDLVADGLGLLAGYFLDRWLAPYPTDS
- a CDS encoding bifunctional ADP-dependent NAD(P)H-hydrate dehydratase/NAD(P)H-hydrate epimerase, yielding MNPLLEAHPEPVLTARAMREADRQTIETLGLPGRVLMETAGRGAAEVAARMLGTVAARTVVCLCGRGNNGGDGFVLARVLHARGAHVHVVTLADASAMSDDAAANYRLLEHLAEADPAHRLHLHRLTDLAELDHLPRADLYVDALLGTGLSSPLRAPIRELVQWLNEHPAPILAIDIPTGLDSDTGQVLGAAVAATRTVTMGALKVGLLLGEGPRLCGTVDVIDIGIPRHVLEQAARQPGCAWRASDALIRQWLPRRAHDAHKYSAGLALIVAGSREFTGAPVMAATAAARIGAGYVLCACPSDVRPVLATKLTEVALLGLPETERGGIDQEDAFDVLDGWLERARALLVGPGLGRHPDTQRFARTLLERTSLPAVIDADGLNALVGFTELIPRHAQGRWILTPHLGEFRRLAGDVDLTHRIKVVQEYAQQWHCVLLLKGMPSVVGWPDGTVWINATGNPALATAGTGDVLAGLCVGLLAQGLPPTQAAVCALHVGGAVADHYAAHYGTATMMASDLLTYLPAVLRTRFDR
- a CDS encoding Ig-like domain-containing protein; the encoded protein is MRLVHKGLVLLIGLTACANPVPPSGGPPDRTPPALVESTPPPNATNVQDPRIRLVFSEGIDPASVARALSITPAPERPPKVRVRGRTVTFSLPTPLRSNTTYVLTFDTDLRDLHGVSLREPIVLAFSTGPTINRGQLVGRVLDAASGQPVANIDVYAYALTDSLPLRTWPPSPDYRTQTDPEGRFQFAYLSDQRYFVIALADRNRNRQPDPGEAFAAPPHPALQPDTSGQLLPTPWLITHLDTLPPILRQVRPLSNRRLQVRFSEPVRLQTRDPSRWLLFTPETAIPIQAVYQVPARPFDVLLYTPPLQPVTHWLRAGGVVDTAGNPVRPDTVRFTGLARRDTLRLRFLGFIPGAQARLLPNQLLQLRFNLPPPDLAAYLTLTDTTGRPRAFRLESADGTTYTLIPDPPLRPGEQLHLTLEGRISGHPDTLWHATLTLMPAAMLGSLSGVVQAADTTAPVIVELLPETPALPVQKQRLPPGGGTFHFESLPEGRFRVRAFLDYNGNQRWDGGQLLPYAPPEPLSWLPEPLQTRPRWEIAAGDTLRFSRLHLP
- a CDS encoding TrmH family RNA methyltransferase → MLTRRRLKELARLHQRKYREALGQYLVEGVRLLEAALESQAPLVEVLVTEEARRRPEVRKLVARVSVPVAVVSEPVMARLSDVETSQGVLAVARLRWEAPEHLMRCRCILALDGLQDPGNAGTILRSAAWFGVEAVVAGAGTVDLYNPKVVRAAMGSHWDLTLVRAGDLAALLRHLQRKGFSCYGADLEGIPAPRWQPRSPAVLVLGNEAHGLRPAVQKQLAERVMVPGTVRRRATESLNVAMAATVLLYEWLGRCRQW